In Streptomyces sp. 840.1, one DNA window encodes the following:
- the aceB gene encoding malate synthase A, with protein MSAPAPSSLAIVDAEPLPRQDEVLTPAALAFVAELHRRFTPRRDELLARRGERRAEIARTSTLDFLPETAAIRADDSWKVAPAPAALNDRRVEITGPTDRKMTINALNSGAKVWLADFEDASAPTWENVVLGQLNLIDAYNRAIDFTDPKSGKSYALKPADELATVVTRPRGWHLEERHLQLDGTPVPGALVDFGLYFFHNAQRLIDLGKGPYFYLPKTESHLEARLWNDIFVFAQDELGIPQGTVRATVLIETITAAYEMEEILYELRDHASGLNAGRWDYLFSIVKNFRDGGAKFVLPDRNAVTMTAPFMRAYTELLVRTCHKRGAHAIGGMAAFIPSRRDAEVNKVAFEKVKADKDREAGDGFDGSWVAHPDLVPIAMASFDAVLGEKPNQKERLREDVSVAPGDLIAIDTLHAKPTYDGLRNAVAVGIRYIEAWLRGMGAVAIFNLMEDAATAEISRSQIWQWINADVVFENGEHATAELARKVAAEELAAIRAEIGDEAFAAGKWQQAHDLLLQVSLDQDYADFLTLPAYEQLR; from the coding sequence ATGTCCGCACCAGCGCCGTCCTCGCTGGCCATCGTCGATGCCGAGCCCCTGCCCCGGCAGGACGAGGTCCTCACCCCCGCGGCCCTCGCGTTCGTGGCCGAGCTGCACCGCCGGTTCACCCCGCGCCGTGACGAGCTCCTCGCCCGCCGCGGTGAGCGCCGCGCCGAGATCGCCCGCACCTCCACGCTGGACTTCCTGCCGGAGACCGCGGCGATCCGTGCGGACGACTCCTGGAAGGTCGCGCCGGCCCCGGCCGCGCTGAACGACCGCCGGGTGGAGATCACCGGTCCCACCGACCGCAAGATGACCATCAACGCCCTGAACTCGGGCGCCAAGGTCTGGCTCGCCGACTTCGAGGACGCGTCCGCCCCCACGTGGGAGAACGTCGTCCTCGGCCAGCTCAATCTGATCGACGCCTACAACCGCGCGATCGACTTCACGGACCCGAAGTCCGGCAAGTCGTACGCCCTGAAGCCCGCCGACGAGCTCGCGACCGTCGTCACCCGCCCGCGCGGCTGGCACCTGGAGGAGCGCCACCTCCAGCTCGACGGCACCCCGGTGCCCGGCGCGCTGGTCGACTTCGGCCTCTACTTCTTCCACAACGCCCAGCGCCTCATCGACCTCGGCAAGGGCCCGTACTTCTACCTGCCGAAGACCGAGTCACACCTGGAGGCCCGCCTCTGGAACGACATCTTCGTCTTCGCCCAGGACGAGCTCGGCATCCCGCAGGGCACGGTCCGCGCGACGGTCCTGATCGAGACGATCACCGCCGCCTACGAGATGGAGGAGATCCTCTACGAGCTCCGCGACCACGCCTCCGGGCTGAACGCGGGCCGCTGGGACTACCTCTTCTCCATCGTCAAGAACTTCCGTGACGGCGGCGCCAAGTTCGTCCTGCCGGACCGCAACGCGGTGACGATGACCGCCCCGTTCATGCGGGCCTACACCGAACTCCTCGTCCGCACCTGCCACAAGCGCGGCGCCCACGCGATCGGCGGCATGGCGGCCTTCATCCCGTCGCGCCGTGACGCCGAGGTCAACAAGGTCGCCTTCGAGAAGGTCAAGGCCGACAAGGACCGCGAGGCCGGCGACGGCTTCGACGGCTCCTGGGTCGCCCACCCCGACCTGGTCCCGATCGCGATGGCTTCCTTCGACGCGGTGCTCGGCGAGAAGCCGAACCAGAAGGAGCGCCTGCGCGAGGACGTCTCGGTGGCCCCCGGCGACCTGATCGCCATCGACACCCTGCACGCCAAGCCCACCTACGACGGCCTGCGCAACGCCGTCGCGGTCGGCATCCGCTACATCGAGGCCTGGCTGCGCGGCATGGGCGCGGTCGCCATCTTCAACCTGATGGAGGACGCGGCCACCGCCGAGATCTCGCGCTCGCAGATCTGGCAGTGGATCAACGCGGACGTGGTCTTCGAGAACGGCGAGCACGCCACGGCGGAGCTGGCCCGTAAGGTCGCCGCCGAGGAACTGGCCGCGATCCGCGCCGAGATCGGCGACGAGGCCTTCGCCGCCGGCAAGTGGCAGCAGGCCCACGACCTCCTCCTCCAGGTCTCCCTGGACCAGGACTACGCGGACTTCCTGACGCTGCCGGCGTACGAGCAGCTGCGCTGA
- a CDS encoding NTP transferase domain-containing protein — MTSNPHHSSPSVNPIVNPAANPTVAGLLLAAGGGRRLGGRPKALLEHRGGLLVDHAVRTLRDGGCGPVHVVLGAAADEVGARAELSGCTVTVNPEWAEGMGSSLRAGLGALAGTDADAVVVLLVDQPGIGAGAVARVRSAYRSRTSLAAASYEGERGHPVLFGAGLWADIAAGAVGDQGARAYLRAHRDAITLVECSDVAQAYDIDTAEDLFHLE, encoded by the coding sequence ATGACAAGCAATCCGCACCACTCCTCCCCCTCCGTCAACCCGATCGTCAACCCGGCCGCAAACCCCACCGTCGCCGGGCTGCTCCTCGCCGCGGGCGGCGGCCGCCGGCTGGGCGGCCGCCCCAAGGCACTGCTGGAACACCGCGGCGGCCTCCTCGTCGACCACGCGGTACGCACCCTGCGCGACGGTGGCTGCGGCCCGGTCCACGTGGTGCTCGGGGCGGCGGCCGACGAGGTGGGGGCCAGGGCGGAGCTGTCCGGCTGCACCGTGACCGTCAACCCCGAGTGGGCCGAGGGCATGGGCTCCTCGCTGCGGGCCGGCCTCGGCGCGCTGGCCGGCACGGACGCGGACGCGGTCGTCGTACTCCTGGTCGACCAGCCCGGTATCGGCGCCGGGGCGGTGGCGCGGGTGCGGTCGGCCTACCGCTCCCGCACGAGCCTGGCGGCCGCCTCGTACGAGGGTGAACGCGGCCATCCGGTGTTGTTCGGGGCCGGTCTGTGGGCAGACATCGCGGCGGGGGCGGTGGGCGATCAGGGGGCGCGCGCCTATCTGCGGGCGCACCGCGATGCGATCACGCTCGTCGAGTGTTCCGATGTGGCTCAGGCGTACGACATCGACACGGCGGAGGACCTGTTCCACCTTGAGTGA
- a CDS encoding DUF5955 family protein, whose translation MGQARVTSSNEDPRVTELRTAVSRLRRELAGHPAEFPDRAIAEEELAALDAMAVSGAPEIPRLRRSLLLIAGAIGSVSALASALRDVRVAVDLFGEPPRR comes from the coding sequence GTGGGGCAGGCGCGGGTGACCAGCAGCAACGAGGACCCGAGGGTGACGGAGCTGCGTACAGCCGTCTCCCGGCTCCGGCGGGAGCTGGCCGGACATCCCGCGGAGTTTCCGGACCGCGCGATCGCCGAGGAGGAGCTGGCGGCGCTGGACGCGATGGCGGTCAGCGGAGCGCCCGAGATTCCCCGGCTCCGCCGCTCGCTGCTGCTGATCGCGGGGGCGATCGGCTCGGTCAGCGCGCTGGCGTCGGCGCTCAGGGACGTACGGGTCGCCGTGGATCTCTTCGGAGAGCCGCCGCGCCGCTGA
- a CDS encoding response regulator transcription factor, which produces MTSPITPGTPIRLLLADDHPVVRAGLRAVLDTEPDFHVAAEAATAEQAVALAATGGFDVVLMDLQFGPGLHGSAATAAITAVPDAPRVLILTTYDTDADILAAVEAGAAGYLLKDAPPEELAAAVRTAAAGRSALAPAVAHRLMDRMRTPAEALTKRELEVLQLVGEGLSNLRISKKLFLSQATVKSHLVHIYAKLGVDSRTAAVAAATARRLIRR; this is translated from the coding sequence ATGACGTCGCCCATCACACCGGGCACACCGATCAGGCTGCTGCTCGCCGATGACCACCCGGTGGTCCGGGCCGGGCTGCGGGCCGTCCTGGACACCGAGCCGGACTTCCACGTCGCCGCCGAGGCAGCCACCGCCGAGCAGGCCGTGGCCCTGGCCGCGACCGGCGGGTTCGACGTCGTCCTGATGGACCTGCAGTTCGGCCCGGGGCTGCACGGCTCGGCGGCCACCGCCGCGATCACCGCGGTGCCGGACGCGCCCCGGGTGCTGATCCTGACCACCTACGACACGGACGCCGACATCCTCGCCGCGGTCGAGGCGGGCGCCGCAGGCTACCTGCTGAAGGACGCTCCGCCCGAGGAGCTGGCCGCCGCGGTCCGCACGGCTGCGGCAGGCCGGTCCGCGCTCGCCCCCGCCGTCGCACACCGGCTGATGGACCGGATGAGGACCCCGGCCGAGGCGCTCACCAAGCGCGAGCTGGAGGTCCTGCAACTGGTGGGTGAGGGGCTGTCGAACCTGCGGATCAGCAAGAAGCTGTTCCTGAGCCAGGCGACGGTGAAGTCCCACCTGGTGCACATCTACGCCAAGCTGGGCGTCGACTCACGTACGGCGGCGGTCGCGGCGGCGACGGCTCGCAGGCTCATCCGGCGCTGA